Part of the uncultured Desulfobacter sp. genome, GCGGAGAGTCCAAACACCTTTGTCGCGTTAATATGGGGGGGGAGGCTGATCCAGATGAGGCAACCACCGCTAGGCCGCCGAACGCTGCTTCCCTGGGGGAGGATTTCGGATAATCGTTGGATATGTTCGTCAATGCGTGTCTTCAGCCCTTCTCTGAGGGTGCGGGTATGGCGGCGATGGGCAGTGGTCCCGATAAATGCTCCCAAAATAGCCTGGGCGGCCCGGCAGGTATCCATGGATGACCGCAGTTTTTCCTCGGTAAATATCCCGGCATGGTGATGGGACCTGATCCAACCTACCCTGAGTCCAGGGGATATGGTCTTGGAACAGGAGGAGATTAGAATGATCCTTGGATCATCTGAATAAAATGTCAGATTCCGGGGTCGGAAAGGACCGAAGTAAAGATCTCCATACACATCGTCTTGTACAAGAAACGTGTCGTATTTCTGGGCCAGAGCAACCAATTTTTCTTTTGCGTGTTCATTCATGGTTACGCCTGTAGGATTCTGAACATTGGGCTGGACAATGATCATCCGGATATTTTGATTCCGCAATTCTCCTTCCAATATGTCCAGATCCATGCCGTTGAGCCCCATGGGGATTTCCACCAACTGGACTCCCAGCGGGGCCAACTGCCGGAAAAAATTCATATAGGTGGGAGATTCCAGGGCAACCTTGTCATCCGGACGGAGCAGTGTTCGCAGGACAATAGCCAGGGCCTCGGTAGCTCCATTGGTGATCACAATGTCATTGGGACCGGCGGGGCCGTCGGTTTCCCGGCTGGTTACGGCGATTCGTTTTCGGAGGCTGAAATCGCCTTCTGGATGATTGTATTCCATCCAGGACCGGCTCAATCTTGCAGTGACATCGTGCAGTTGGGCCGTGGGAAGAAGATCCAGGCCAGGGGCGGCTGATGCAAAGCCGGCATCAATGTGCAAAAGCCTTTCATATAGTTGCTCCAAGCGCTCACCGGTTTCCCTTGCCACTGATACATATTTGGGGGATCGGGGGGCTGAATTGCCTATCCCCTCCCGGGTCAGATCAGACGCCCCTGCCCGGACATAGTATCCCCCCCTTTCCCGGGACCGAATCAGCCCTTCATCCAAAAGAATATTGTAGGCGGTCAGCACCGTATTGATAGAAACAGTGGAGGTAACAGCTTCTTCCCTTACGGAAAGCAAGCGTTCACCCTCTTTAAGGATGCCGGATTCGATGTCGGTTTGGATGCGACGGACAATAGCTTCGTATTTTTTCATGAATAAAATCTACTGTACCCATAATAAAAAATCAAATTGTATCTGTACCTAAATCGGAGTTGATATTACGTTGATCCCCAGAAGGTGAGTTATGCGAAATAAAAAAATATACGGTTTATTCATCCTGGTATGCACCCTTTTCGGGAGCACATTTCTGGCCATCAGTCTTGGATTGAAGGCCGGGGCTTCTCCCCTGTTTTATGCTGCCCTAAGGTTTACCACGGCCGGGGGGCTTCTCCTCCTCATGCTTCTTTTGTCAAAAAAGGCAAGTTTGGCGACCATCCGCCCTCTAACCGCTCGGGGTATTTTTTTCTCCCTTTTTATGACCGTCGGAAGCTTTGGATGTATGTTTATTGCCCAGACCCGGGTAGA contains:
- a CDS encoding PLP-dependent aminotransferase family protein — encoded protein: MKKYEAIVRRIQTDIESGILKEGERLLSVREEAVTSTVSINTVLTAYNILLDEGLIRSRERGGYYVRAGASDLTREGIGNSAPRSPKYVSVARETGERLEQLYERLLHIDAGFASAAPGLDLLPTAQLHDVTARLSRSWMEYNHPEGDFSLRKRIAVTSRETDGPAGPNDIVITNGATEALAIVLRTLLRPDDKVALESPTYMNFFRQLAPLGVQLVEIPMGLNGMDLDILEGELRNQNIRMIIVQPNVQNPTGVTMNEHAKEKLVALAQKYDTFLVQDDVYGDLYFGPFRPRNLTFYSDDPRIILISSCSKTISPGLRVGWIRSHHHAGIFTEEKLRSSMDTCRAAQAILGAFIGTTAHRRHTRTLREGLKTRIDEHIQRLSEILPQGSSVRRPSGGCLIWISLPPHINATKVFGLSAGKGLITAPGDLFSASRFFNHCIRLNAGGKLTKDRSNALAVLGESIQIEGGHLGK